A region from the Desulfitobacterium dehalogenans ATCC 51507 genome encodes:
- a CDS encoding ribosomal L7Ae/L30e/S12e/Gadd45 family protein, with product MLDEALKKSKNRTVGVKQTLRALEKESLLRVYVAKDAESHVVRPILEQCRNKGIQVQEVQNMIELGKACGIEVGAAVAALLSE from the coding sequence ATGCTTGATGAAGCCTTAAAAAAATCGAAAAACAGAACCGTTGGAGTAAAGCAAACTCTGCGGGCTCTGGAAAAAGAGAGTTTACTCCGAGTCTATGTAGCAAAGGATGCGGAAAGCCATGTGGTTCGTCCCATTCTTGAACAGTGTCGGAACAAAGGGATTCAAGTCCAGGAAGTTCAGAACATGATTGAACTGGGGAAAGCCTGTGGAATTGAAGTCGGTGCTGCCGTAGCAGCCCTGTTATCCGAATAG
- the rpsL gene encoding 30S ribosomal protein S12: MPTINQLIRNGRSKIAKKSTAPAMQWGYNSLQRKQFASGGSPQKRGVCTRVYTTTPKKPNSALRKVARVRLTNTIEVSSYIPGIGHNLQEHSVVLVRGGRVKDLPGVRYHIVRGALDTQGVQKRMQARSKYGAKRPKKGK, from the coding sequence ATGCCGACGATTAATCAATTAATTCGCAATGGCCGTTCTAAGATTGCAAAGAAATCAACAGCTCCAGCTATGCAATGGGGCTATAACTCTTTACAACGTAAACAATTCGCCTCTGGAGGATCACCTCAAAAGCGTGGGGTTTGCACCAGGGTTTACACGACAACTCCAAAGAAGCCGAACTCTGCTCTCCGTAAAGTTGCCCGTGTGCGTTTAACCAATACGATTGAAGTATCATCATACATCCCAGGCATCGGGCACAACCTGCAAGAGCACAGTGTTGTCCTTGTTCGCGGTGGCCGTGTTAAAGACCTTCCGGGTGTTCGTTACCACATCGTTCGTGGAGCCCTTGATACTCAAGGTGTTCAGAAACGGATGCAAGCTCGTTCCAAGTACGGTGCCAAACGTCCTAAGAAAGGGAAGTAA